From the Eremothecium cymbalariae DBVPG#7215 chromosome 6, complete sequence genome, one window contains:
- the MPD1 gene encoding protein disulfide isomerase MPD1 (similar to Ashbya gossypii AFR559C) translates to MRLFGSILVGVAIIVQWINAENLYDGSPHIVELTPKNFEKVVDLTNYTSVVEFYAPWCGYCQRLQGTFKKVAKALDGVVQVAAVNCDEAKNKRLCAKHRIQGFPTLMVFRPPKVDVNKPGSVTKRSMRHGMEVYSGAQEVKPLVNFAVSRIKNYVTKWMHIGKLGDVVQNTDSSIRYAALLISKRDMISPVYKSIAIDWLGKIEFYYISHARLAGAKSFELPSHPNIEAFVRGLITADHEESKLVLFDKEKDELHVFGEGAIKKLNVATFLSQFETPQEGPLSKREDFLNSLKTGSKKTSSKKHKKQQELDHDEL, encoded by the coding sequence ATGCGGTTATTTGGGTCTATTTTGGTCGGTGTTGCTATTATTGTCCAGTGGATAAATGCCGAAAACTTGTACGATGGTTCTCCacatattgttgaattgaCACCGaagaattttgaaaaggtaGTGGACCTAACTAACTATACCAGTGTGGTTGAGTTCTATGCTCCATGGTGTGGGTACTGCCAACGATTGCAGGGGACCTTTAAGAAGGTAGCGAAGGCTTTGGATGGTGTTGTGCAGGTTGCTGCGGTGAATTGTGATGAAGCTAAGAACAAGCGGCTTTGTGCCAAGCATCGGATACAAGGATTCCCAACATTGATGGTGTTCAGGCCTCCTAAGGTAGATGTGAATAAGCCTGGGAGTGTGACCAAGCGGTCTATGCGGCATGGGATGGAGGTTTACTCGGGAGCACAGGAGGTGAAACCGTTGGTGAACTTTGCGGTTTCTCGGATCAAGAACTATGTTACCAAATGGATGCATATCGGCAAGTTGGGCGATGTTGTTCAGAACACTGACAGCAGTATTAGATATGCTGCGTTGCTTATTTCGAAGAGGGATATGATTTCCCCAGTGTACAAGAGTATTGCTATTGACTGGTTGGGCAAAATTGAGTTCTATTACATTAGCCATGCTAGGTTGGCAGGCGCTAAGTCGTTTGAATTACCATCTCATCCGAACATCGAAGCATTCGTGCGGGGTTTGATCACAGCCGATCATGAAGAGAGTAAACTAGTATtgtttgataaagaaaaggaTGAACTCCATGTGTTCGGTGAGGGagcaattaaaaaattgaatGTGGCTACATTCTTATCACAATTTGAGACTCCACAAGAAGGCCCACTCTCGAAGAGAGaagattttttgaattcctTAAAGACAGGCTCAAAAAAGACGTCCTCCAAGAAACATAAGAAACAGCAAGAATTAGATCATGATGAACTGTAG
- a CDS encoding uncharacterized protein (similar to Ashbya gossypii AFR560W) has translation MCVFHGVFHDNPKSENGMPAKQVPSSPGNNFSSHLPSRLTELLLKGHIGKQKTMSDMQGSGSTPFTFYAFYQLYAHFNNEAVGLTFDTIKSKIYPRYALANGKEKEHSSLFVTWKKLGMDKTYQLRGCIGTFSKLPLLRGIEKYSLIAALQDSRFSPIGATELPKLKCSCNILSNFKSIYADGTGDIYDWKIGKHGVELLFTHPKTGKTCSATFLPEVMEEHNWTQIETFENLIEKAGCWQYVEQIMENYDQYFIEVIKYEGDKSELTYDEFESLLSKV, from the coding sequence ATGTGCGTATTCCATGGTGTGTTCCACGATAATCCTAAAAGTGAAAACGGTATGCCAGCAAAGCAAGTACCATCATCCCCTGGTAATAATTTCTCAAGTCATCTACCATCACGACTTACCGAGCTACTTTTAAAAGGCCATATAGGAAAGCAGAAAACGATGTCTGATATGCAGGGTTCAGGCAGTACTCCTTTCACTTTTTATGCGTTTTATCAGCTATACGCTCATTTCAATAATGAGGCAGTAGGACTAACGTTTGATACTATTAAAAGTAAGATATATCCAAGATACGCCTTAGCGAATGGCAAGGAGAAAGAACACTCGTCATTGTTTGTTACCTGGAAGAAGTTAGGAATGGACAAGACATATCAACTTCGTGGGTGTATTGGTACATTTTCAAAGCTACCACTATTGAGAGGCATCGAAAAGTACTCTCTTATTGCGGCACTACAAGATTCGAGATTCTCTCCTATTGGAGCGACGGAATTGCCAAAGCTGAAGTGTAGCTGTAACATTCTGTCAAACTTTAAGTCGATTTACGCTGATGGGACGGGGGATATTTACGATTGGAAGATAGGGAAGCACGGGGTGGAGCTTTTATTCACACACCCGAAGACTGGTAAGACTTGCAGTGCCACATTCCTGCCTGAAGTGATGGAGGAGCACAACTGGACTCAGATTGAAACGTTTGAGAACCTTATTGAGAAGGCTGGGTGTTGGCAATATGTTGAGCAAATAATGGAGAACTATGATCAGTATTTCATCGAGGTTATTAAATATGAAGGGGACAAATCCGAGCTTACGTATGATGAATTTGAGAGCCTCTTGAGCAAAGTTTAA
- the SNF2 gene encoding SWI/SNF catalytic subunit SNF2 (similar to Ashbya gossypii AFR562C) — protein sequence MDMEIPQRQLTKEEINRCYLRWQQLRNQHGENASTIPEFIYFTRVLRQAAKQQQQQQQQQAQTPQQVPQPMERQGSSGGVSNGGISPGNSSGSASAGVGCMAFTQEQSELLKAQITALKCLAHKQPIPKEALQVVQVSLDSPPNLRQMVTAVTSILSRRQEQSGGSGETAETVSHGVPLPQQTSAAGAASKRSSGSLSPRSSVTPVGIVDQDAKFRMGSDAFAGAAVQHNQLPSAESQLPPKQQATRSLDEYRKAHPDIPKIVDITNPTMIVDSYSVPKVPNVVDYVDLFTSAKNPKLMIQPGILPMGMDVHSAMEVYQTLTALDIDTSVDDALNSLSDESLGETEKADALLQYYSLQLLPLQKAVRGHVLQFEWFQNTLLTNTHPNFLSKIRKVNIQDALLTNDLYKRHELQQDERQKFEKSAKLETIMEYSISWFNQRMDKRAARMKFSHRLITVHGNLEKDEQKRVERNAKQRLQALKSNDEEAYIKLLDQTKDTRITHLLKQTNAFLDSLTKAVKDQQKYTQEKIHSHLQDEESSSSSGSDDGKLNKLSSAVDVGDDERERIDYYEVAHKIKEDVKKQPSILVGGTLKEYQIKGLQWMVSLFNNHLNGILADEMGLGKTIQTISLLTYLYEVKGIRGPFLVVVPLSTLTNWNAEFDKWAPTLRKIAFKGPPSERKALTGIIKSGSFEVVLTTFEYIIKERPLLSKIKWVHMIIDEGHRMKNSQSKLSLTLNQFYHTDYRLILTGTPLQNNLPELWALLNFVLPKIFNSVKSFDEWFNTPFANTGGQDKIELSEEETLLVIRRLHKVLRPFLLRRLKKDVEKELPDKVEKVLKCRMSALQQKLYEQMLKHRRLFVVDEQSNKKMVGLRGFNNQIMQLKKICNHPFVFEQVEDQINPKRETNANIWRVSGKFELLEKILPKFKASGHRVLIFFQMTQIMDIMEDFLRFCDMKYLRLDGHTKSDDRTTLLNMFNAPDSEYFCFLLSTRAGGLGLNLQTADTVIIFDTDWNPHQDLQAQDRAHRIGQKNEVRILRLITDNSVEEVILERAHKKLDIDGKVIQAGKFDNKSTAEEQEALLRSLLEAEEDQKKRRELGIDEDEQLDDSELNEILARNDDELKLFAEIDAERNRKQLAEGITSRLMDKLELPDFYHQDIAAQIEKEKSERMFVGGRGTRDRKATHYGDSMSEEQWLKQFEVSDDDEDGIMRATDRAYTSGSNFSTIVDENYDPIIPMKRKQGPGRPPKFKKVRLDVDFEVDHLLPQTTADDPPIDGLVKDNPIKNDASQIGGKTSIKSVRVTKAKPKVRGRRGRPAKNGRNFLRDMPKKPLDERHEVSLKAKQLYDYILSYRNEEYRRLADIFLVRPSKKLYPDYYMLIKYPAALENVKRHIDTLAYDFLKEALEDFHLIFANARVYNTEGSVIYNDSIELEDAAVQKYKELSGDNNIEVDFSEFDSHYGTIVPFSQQNTQKSVNTSVTP from the exons ATGGATATGGAAATTCCGCAGAGACAGTTGACTAAGGAAGAAATCAACAGATGCTATTTG AGGTGGCAGCAGTTACGTAACCAGCATGGGGAGAATGCCAGTACAATTCCGGAGTTCATATACTTTACGAGGGTGTTGAGGCAGGCTGcgaagcagcagcagcagcagcagcagcagcaggcccAGACGCCGCAGCAGGTGCCGCAGCCAATGGAGAGACAGGGGTCTTCTGGAGGGGTTTCCAATGGGGGTATTTCACCGGGCAATTCTAGTGGGAGTGCAAGTGCTGGGGTTGGGTGTATGGCGTTTACCCAGGAGCAGTCTGAGTTGCTCAAGGCGCAGATCACTGCGTTGAAGTGTTTGGCTCACAAGCAGCCCATTCCGAAGGAGGCTCTTCAGGTGGTACAGGTGTCGTTGGATAGTCCTCCGAATTTGAGACAGATGGTGACGGCTGTCACTAGTATTCTGTCTCGAAGACAGGAGCAAAGCGGTGGGTCCGGGGAGACGGCAGAGACGGTGTCTCATGGTGTACCGCTGCCGCAGCAGACGTCAGCTGCTGGTGCTGCCAGCAAGCGGTCGTCTGGGAGTCTATCGCCCAGATCTTCTGTGACGCCTGTAGGGATAGTGGATCAAGATGCAAAGTTTCGCATGGGCAGCGATGCGTTTGCAGGGGCAGCTGTGCAGCACAACCAGCTGCCGTCCGCAGAAAGCCAGCTGCCCCCGAAGCAGCAGGCCACCCGCTCGCTAGATGAGTATAGAAAAGCGCATCCAGACATACCCAAGATTGTCGACATTACGAACCCTACAATGATAGTTGATAGTTACAGCGTTCCTAAGGTGCCCAATGTGGTCGATTACGTGGACTTGTTTACATCCGCTAAGAACCCAAAGTTGATGATACAGCCGGGGATTTTACCGATGGGGATGGATGTGCATTCAGCGATGGAAGTCTATCAGACCTTAACGGCGCTTGATATAGACACTAGTGTGGATGATGCCTTGAACAGCCTTTCTGATGAGTCACTTGGGGAGACGGAAAAAGCAGATGCTCTTCTACAGTATTATTCTTTGCAGCTTTTGCCCCTCCAAAAGGCGGTCCGTGGTCATGTTCTGCAGTTTGAGTGGTTTCAAAATACTTTGTTGACCAACACGCATCCAAATTTCTTATCCAAGATCAGAAAGGTTAATATCCAGGACGCGCTGCTCACGAACGATTTGTATAAGCGGCACGAGTTGCAGCAGGATGAGCGCCagaaatttgaaaagtctGCCAAGTTGGAAACGATCATGGAATACTCAATTAGTTGGTTTAATCAGCGCATGGATAAGAGAGCGGCCAGAATGAAGTTTAGTCATCGGCTAATCACAGTTCATGGCAACTTGGAGAAGGATGAGCAGAAGCGTGTGGAAAGAAACGCCAAACAACGTTTGCAGGCATTGAAATCCAATGACGAGGAGGCGTACATCAAGTTATTAGACCAGACAAAGGATACCAGGATCACCCATTTGTTGAAACAAACTAATGCCTTTTTGGATTCCTTAACGAAAGCTGTTAAGGACCAACAAAAGTATACCCAGGAAAAGATACATTCACATTTGCAAGACGAAGaaagtagtagtagtagtggcTCGGATGATGGAAAGCTTAACAAGCTTTCGTCTGCTGTTGATGTCGGCGATGATGAACGCGAGAGGATTGATTATTACGAAGTCGCACACAAAATCAAGGAAGATGTGAAAAAGCAACCCAGCATTCTTGTTGGTGGTACCTTGAAAgaatatcaaataaaaGGTTTGCAATGGATGGTGtcattattcaacaatCATTTAAATGGCATTCTTGCAGATGAAATGGGCTTAGGTAAGACTATTCAGACTATATCCCTATTAACGTACTTGTACGAGGTCAAGGGCATCCGAGGTCCCTTTTTAGTAGTTGTGCCATTATCAACGTTAACCAATTGGAATGCAGAGTTTGATAAATGGGCTCCAACGCTACGCAAAATTGCATTTAAGGGTCCTCCTAGTGAACGTAAGGCGCTAACGGGTATCATAAAATCCGGTAGTTTCGAGGTGGTTTTGACCacttttgaatatatcattaAGGAGCGTCCCTTATTGTCAAAAATCAAGTGGGTACATATGATTATTGACGAAGGACACAGAATGAAAAATTCTCAATCTAAATTATCTTTGACGTTAAATCAGTTCTATCATACCGATTATAGATTGATTTTGACTGGTACACCATTACAGAACAATTTACCCGAATTGTGGGCGTTGTTGAATTTCGTATTGCCCAAGATCTTTAACTCGGTAAAATCCTTCGATGAATGGTTCAACACCCCGTTTGCTAACACTGGTGGCCAAGACAAGATCGAGTTAAGCGAAGAAGAAACGTTATTGGTCATTAGAAGATTGCATAAAGTTTTAAGGCCATTTTTGTTACGTCGTTTAAAGAAAGATGTTGAAAAGGAATTGCCTGACAAGGTCGagaaagttttgaaatgtAGGATGAGCGCTTTGCAACAGAAGTTGTACGAGCAGATGTTGAAGCATCGTAGATTGTTTGTTGTGGATGAGCaaagtaataaaaaaatggtGGGGTTGCGTGGCTTCAATAACCAAATTAtgcaattaaaaaaaatttgtaACCATCCTTTTGTCTTCGAACAAGTGGAGGATCAAATAAACCCCAAAAGAGAGACTAATGCGAATATATGGCGTGTATCTGGGAAATTTGAACTTTTAGAAAAAATCCTACCCAAATTCAAAGCTTCAGGTCATCGAGtattaatattctttcaaATGACCCAAATCATGGATATCATGGAGGATTTTCTAAGATTCTGTGATATGAAGTATTTGAGGCTAGATGGTCATACGAAGTCAGACGATCGTACAACATTATTAAATATGTTTAATGCCCCCGATtctgaatatttttgtttcttgttATCCACCAGAGCTGGTGGCTTGGGTTTGAATTTGCAAACAGCCGATACTGTTATTATATTCGATACAGACTGGAATCCTCACCAAGACCTTCAAGCACAAGACAGGGCACACAGAATTGGGCAAAAGAATGAGGTTAGAATCTTGAGGTTGATTACTGATAATTCTGTTGAGGAAGTTATTCTTGAGAGGGCGCACAAAAAATTAGACATTGACGGCAAGGTTATTCAAGCAGGTAAATTTGATAACAAGTCAACAGCAGAGGAGCAAGAGGCCTTATTAAGGTCTCTATTGGAAGCCGAAGAAGaccaaaaaaagaggaGAGAACTAGGCatagatgaagatgaacaATTAGATGACAGTGAATTGAATGAAATTTTGGCAAgaaatgatgatgaattgaagtTGTTCGCAGAGATTGATGCTGAACGTAACCGGAAGCAGTTGGCGGAAGGTATCACTTCTAGATTAATGGATAAGTTAGAGTTACCTGATTTTTACCACCAAGATATTGCTGCTCagattgaaaaagaaaagtcTGAGCGAATGTTTGTAGGTGGTAGGGGAACCAGAGATAGGAAAGCAACCCATTATGGTGATAGTATGAGCGAGGAACAATGGTTAAAGCAGTTTGAAGTTAGTGAcgacgatgaagatggtatCATGCGTGCTACAGACCGCGCTTATACCTCTGGTTCAAACTTTTCTACcattgttgatgaaaactATGACCCTATTATTCCTATGAAGAGGAAGCAGGGACCTGGTAGACCTccaaagtttaaaaaagttaGATTAGACGTTGACTTTGAAGTTGACCACTTATTACCCCAAACAACTGCTGATGATCCTCCCATTGATGGATTGGTAAAAGATAACCCAATCAAAAACGATGCATCCCAAATTGGGGGCAAGACATCTATTAAGTCAGTTAGGGTTACCAAGGCCAAGCCAAAAGTTAGAGGTCGCAGGGGTCGTCCAGCTAAGAATGGTAGGAATTTTTTGAGGGATATGCCAAAAAAGCCGCTGGACGAGAGGCACGAAGTCTCTCTTAAGGCTAAGCAGTTGTATGACTACATATTGAGTTATCGAAACGAAGAGTACAGAAGGTTAGCggatatatttttagtTAGGCCGTCCAAGAAGTTATATCCTGATTATTACATGTTGATCAAATATCCTGCAGCCCTTGAAAATGTTAAGAGACACATAGATACGCTGGCatatgattttttaaaggaaGCCCTCGAAGACTTTCACTTAATCTTTGCAAATGCAAGGGTTTATAACACAGAAGGCTCAGTGATTTATAACGATTCCATTGAGCTAGAGGATGCAGCCGTCCAAAAGTATAAGGAATTATCGGGGGATAACAATATAGAGGTTGATTTTAGTGAATTTGATTCGCACTATGGTACGATCGTACCATTTTCTCAACAAAACACTCAGAAAAGTGTTAATACCAGTGTAACACCTTGA
- the TAF7 gene encoding TATA-binding protein-associated factor TAF7 (similar to Ashbya gossypii AFR563C): MGPIIKIKKLKNSGDDQSEGQPKTKRIKLKNKAQDESKQRQTSPQAPKIKLTLKKKDSEPAVNAVDLKQPVKLKLNLKRDSATPVPISSSSSAVVTKAPRIRVKPPRVPGEGYDSEASDIEDDPLMEEGIILRVLPDIRAEFVKNSIDSGDYSGISIKWKGERHAVVKINGYQYGAVLLNLPTILEVNKSVDRKNLLKTFDVSQILLCIALINMEEDVFELQPPDAEDLVKKHFERYEKEIVESRKKMMKGFQGGSLTDAESKHIDAISEKCYDYKHGITPPLYNVRNRRFRRHMTGPEIDYIEKAVEILLKQDSEAEEFSYELVDEDAVLQKTSSTLDLAHFPASVGAGGASDSGGGSAGGVGAGPAVGGTIAGSGINQKHVPSVSMTPLVATGNTSVDSGLFGDRFENDDHEDLELELEQALQGSSNHDEKAATADDQILLEEAGDEVEQYNGDEDDDEDDDDEDDDDEEEAAQKTAKPETNEDVQHNELLKDELGELESILQQNRDKLSKATNPLLKSRFIDSINKLEKEVEIKRKQLLVSEESLQNNSTLILDAKIAPTSRPGEEEDDDEDEDDEDDDEEEEEDEDDDDDDDDDDDDDDDDDDDDDDDDDDDDDDEEDNDHEHDHEHAQPVEQKQIQKQDNEEDDHEEEQEQGVRQVHEDNHKVQQSENHEDPVGEQQTHSVPPTTEQPRMLGGDEELDQDDMDMMMLFGAEGDD, from the coding sequence ATGGGCCCAATTATCAAGatcaagaaattgaaaaattctgGGGACGATCAGAGTGAGGGGCAGCCTAAAACGAAGAGGATTAAGCTGAAGAACAAGGCTCAAGATGAATCCAAGCAACGACAAACTTCTCCTCAAGCCCCGAAGATAAAATTGAcgttgaaaaagaaagatagCGAGCCAGCAGTGAATGCTGTGGATTTGAAACAGCCGGTGAAGTTGAAGTTAAACCTCAAGAGGGATTCTGCGACTCCTGTGCccatcagcagcagcagtagtGCGGTAGTTACTAAGGCACCAAGAATTCGAGTTAAACCACCTCGCGTTCCCGGAGAAGGGTATGATTCGGAGGCCTCTGATATAGAGGATGATCCTCTAATGGAGGAAGGAATAATACTTCGTGTATTACCAGATATACGGGCCGAATTCGTGAAGAATTCGATCGACAGCGGTGATTATTCAGGCATTAGTATTAAATGGAAGGGCGAGAGGCATGCAGTGGTCAAGATAAATGGTTATCAATACGGGGCTgtattattaaatttacCCACGATACTAGAAGTGAACAAATCTGTAGATAGAAAGAATCTCCTCAAGACATTTGATGTTTCGCAGATCCTTCTGTGTATTGCTCTAATCAATATGGAGGAGGATGTGTTTGAGTTGCAGCCGCCTGATGCTGAGGATCTGGTGAAGAAACATTTTGAGCGCTATGAAAAGGAAATTGTGGAATCCCgaaagaagatgatgaaaggGTTCCAAGGTGGGTCACTAACGGATGCAGAAAGCAAACACATAGATGCCATATCGGAGAAGTGTTACGACTATAAACACGGAATTACCCCTCCGCTTTACAATGTGAGAAATCGAAGGTTCCGTCGGCATATGACGGGTCCAGAAATTGACTATATAGAAAAGGCGGTTGAGATTTTACTCAAACAAGATAGCGAAGCGGAGGAGTTTAGTTACGAGCTtgtggatgaagatgcagtACTCCAGAAGACTTCATCAACGCTGGATCTCGCGCACTTTCCTGCTAGTGTCGGTGCCGGTGGGGCCAGTGATTCCGGTGGTGGTAGTGCGGGTGGGGTCGGTGCTGGTCCTGCCGTAGGCGGTACTATCGCTGGTAGCGGTATCAATCAGAAACATGTTCCTTCAGTGAGTATGACCCCTCTGGTTGCAACCGGCAACACGTCTGTGGATAGCGGTTTATTTGGCGACAGGTTCGAAAACGACGATCACGAAGATCTCGAATTGGAATTAGAACAAGCGCTTCAAGGATCCTCCAATCACGATGAAAAGGCCGCCACGGCAGATGACCAAATTTTATTAGAGGAGGCTGGTGATGAAGTGGAACAATACAACGGCGATGAGGACGACGATgaagacgacgacgacgaagacgacgacgacgaagaagaagctgctcAGAAAACGGCCAAGCCTGAAACCAACGAAGATGTCCAGCACAACGAGCTCCTGAAGGATGAGCTCGGCGAACTCGAAAGTATTCTTCAGCAAAACAGAGACAAGCTTTCCAAAGCCACAAACCCGTTACTGAAATCGCGGTTCATCGACagtattaataaattggaaaaagaagttgaaattAAACGCAAGCAACTGCTGGTAAGTGAAGAATCTCTTCAGAACAACTCCACTCTCATTCTCGACGCCAAGATAGCACCCACGTCTCGTCCTGGggaggaggaagacgacgatgaagacgaagacgacgaagacgacgacgaagaggaagaagaagatgaagatgacgacgacgacgacgacgatgacgacgacgacgatgacgacgacgacgacgacgacgacgacgacgacgacgacgacgacgacgacgaagaGGACAACGATCATGAACATGACCACGAACATGCGCAGCCGGtagaacaaaaacaaatccaaaaacagGATAACGAAGAAGACGACcacgaagaagaacaagaacaaggaGTCCGCCAAGTACACGAAGACAACCACAAAGTACAACAATCAGAAAACCACGAAGACCCTGTCGGAGAACAACAAACGCACAGCGTCCCGCCTACCACAGAACAACCCCGAATGCTAGGAGGTGACGAGGAACTCGACCAGGATGACATGGACATGATGATGCTCTTCGGCGCCGAAGGAGACGACTAA
- the MTF1 gene encoding RNA polymerase specificity factor (similar to Ashbya gossypii AFR564W) has product MSASAQFSWKAFLNDCKACRFTYGRNSSMNPQLYEAAYNKMKIHQTFKDNSKLQVVDMYSGPGVGAKVFNDMVQPQTHILMEPKAAFAKIAEDHISGSGSIKLYRKEPYLWESFISLTNEDKLIAPEKQSLDHIHDSFLIMGNLTDKRGEQLYMQYLQCVANRNWLQRFGLVKMVLWVGQSTAAKLLAPVGFRGRSRCSLITEAVTKTKLIATSEEKASKLFHSDVLEENDPILIKEEKGDVALLEVTPVKHDLSLDSWDYCAQRLMITKSQPLESILEVLGHGAKEYLVPRLDPRLLSMKPICMTPEDFSIIAREFDTWPFKPTTLIDFYEVVDSH; this is encoded by the coding sequence ATGTCAGCAAGTGCCCAGTTCTCATGGAAAGCTTTCCTCAATGATTGTAAGGCTTGTAGGTTCACGTATGGCAGAAATTCTAGTATGAATCCCCAACTATATGAGGCTGCATAcaataaaatgaaaatcCACCAGACGTTTAAAGACAATTCTAAACTACAAGTTGTTGATATGTATTCAGGTCCAGGGGTTGGCGCCAAGGTTTTTAATGATATGGTTCAACCTCAAACACATATTCTAATGGAACCAAAAGCTGCATTTGCAAAAATCGCAGAAGATCATATTTCCGGTTCGGGAAGCATCAAGCTGTACAGAAAGGAGCCATATTTATGGGAATCGTTTATTTCTCTAACCAATGAGGATAAACTTATAGCTCCTGAAAAGCAATCGCTTGATCATATTCATGATAGCTTTCTAATCATGGGGAACTTGACGGATAAGAGGGGCGAACAGTTGTACATGCAGTACCTGCAGTGTGTTGCGAACCGAAATTGGTTACAACGTTTTGGTTTGGTGAAAATGGTGCTGTGGGTGGGACAGTCAACGGCTGCTAAGCTGTTAGCGCCTGTGGGGTTTAGAGGTAGATCGAGATGTTCACTTATTACAGAAGCGGTAACTAAAACTAAATTAATTGCAACAAGCGAAGAGAAGGCTTCGAAGCTGTTTCATAGCGATGTATTGGAGGAAAATGATCCAATCCTaattaaagaagaaaaaggcGATGTAGCTCTATTGGAAGTTACTCCAGTAAAGCACGATCTGTCGCTGGATAGCTGGGATTACTGCGCTCAACGTTTGATGATTACCAAATCCCAACCATTGGAAAGTATTCTGGAGGTTTTGGGACATGGTGcaaaagaatatttggTACCCAGACTAGATCCTAGGCTACTATCTATGAAGCCCATATGTATGACACCCGAAGATTTCTCTATTATAGCCCGAGAATTCGACACATGGCCATTTAAACCAACAACGTTGATTGACTTTTACGAAGTGGTGGATAGCCACTGA
- a CDS encoding uncharacterized protein (similar to Ashbya gossypii AFR565C) yields the protein MHPSPTKGNHSLYLLPVSFVSGIIVSWLIRSNYQTVTPSSITHSLPKFQLPINTLGYDDLRECIKSTSLPLQYCYDGFSGSTIFEAHVGFGKDTGEQYKECISNVGYLINSNEDMSKDKVLMSVENCIKGAQYTPEWIVKPASQRSRLLLGRIFKKTYEFFKFLVVLSILGFQGYLFSESYLSKHKDLEDYESLPQAQAQTETKTEEKQRTQNVLHQKEKKPSEVHKNRKSPVKVDIQAKPRAMPAVESENTVPEDNTTAAIAKHTVQSHGNLPSLQSLPKNSLVATQSKNRVIINCKEKGLVFDMTTKEGVQKWRDYVNRGKSHPSPIEEKAMVPTQVCLTPIPNPPVDFSRISLYDHNGKAFRRIFVPGLGWITRDRCIQLMQEQGYKENQARGLDY from the coding sequence atGCACCCAAGTCCAACTAAAGGGAATCATTCCCTATATTTACTCCCGGTTTCATTTGTAAGTGGAATAATAGTATCTTGGTTAATCAGATCCAATTATCAAACTGTGACACCAAGCAGCATAACGCATTCTCTACCTAAATTTCAGTTACCTATTAACACATTAGGGTATGACGATTTGAGAGAATGTATCAAAAGCACGTCGTTGCCTTTGCAGTACTGTTATGATGGATTCAGTGGTTCTACTATTTTTGAAGCACACGTTGGATTCGGTAAGGATACTGGCGAACAATATAAGGAGTGCATTTCTAATGTGGGTTACTTAATTAACTCTAATGAAGACATGTCAAAAGACAAGGTTTTAATGAGTGTTGAGAATTGCATTAAAGGTGCACAATACACACCTGAATGGATTGTAAAGCCAGCCAGCCAGAGATCTCGACTGTTATTGGGAAGGATCTTTAAGAAGACCTATGAgttttttaagtttttaGTAGTACTCAGCATTTTGGGTTTTCAAGGATATTTGTTTAGTGAGAGCTACTTGAGCAAACACAAGGATCTTGAAGATTATGAGTCTCTGCCACAAGCCCAAGCCCAAACAGAAACCAAGACTGAGGAGAAGCAGAGAACTCAAAATGTATTGCATcagaaggagaagaagcCAAGTGAGGTTCATAAGAACAGGAAATCTCCGGTAAAGGTAGACATTCAGGCAAAACCAAGGGCCATGCCAGCGGTAGAGTCTGAGAACACAGTTCCAGAGGATAATACGACAGCGGCTATTGCAAAACATACTGTACAGAGTCATGGCAATCTTCCAAGTTTACAAAGTTTGCCAAAAAACAGTTTAGTTGCCACACAGAGTAAGAACCGAGTGATTATCAACTGTAAGGAGAAGGGACTAGTGTTTGATATGACTACGAAGGAGGGCGTTCAAAAATGGCGGGATTACGTGAACCGCGGGAAGTCACATCCATCACCTATTGAGGAAAAGGCAATGGTGCCAACACAAGTATGTTTAACACCAATACCAAATCCACCAGTTGACTTCAGTCGCATTTCTCTTTACGATCACAATGGAAAGGCGTTCCGTCGAATTTTTGTACCTGGTCTCGGATGGATAACCAGAGACAGATGCATACAACTAATGCAGGAACAAGGTTACAAGGAAAACCAGGCTAGAGGATTAGACTATTAA